The proteins below are encoded in one region of Kiritimatiellia bacterium:
- a CDS encoding DUF1513 domain-containing protein, translated as MKRTCFLAMIVLAGLAASSRADSIMAHLFDYRAGGPGMDRLAVAPGPNYVLVAAPSAREIHLLRPDWDSSRFEKIDAFPPTDPTAAIPVPGRAVAVAVHPFHPLAIALSRPNDAASRGEALFLDLRERSPGRLLRSQLVGFAPAHVAITPDGAWAIVANSGADNRRTEGSVGVFDLRNLEGWEQNRLQEIPYRELSGLASMLGQSLSRHEPEFVAVDPLGRLAAVSVPTADTIVWMNFDKSGPQWAGILRLPKGSGPTGMALVNLPDNSLLLGVAEQKAQMVSFYRVTLAGGIPAAERAARVDIRPLVRENRPRKDRDPHTLALLRSGSRVWAWVACARTDRIVMLDVTDPSKPALLDRLLVSAPPNDLVVFQTPAGLRLLTANSDGNVTLAGVVGGADN; from the coding sequence ATGAAACGGACTTGTTTCCTCGCCATGATTGTGCTGGCCGGCCTTGCCGCCTCGTCGAGAGCCGACTCGATCATGGCCCATCTCTTCGACTACCGCGCGGGTGGGCCGGGAATGGACCGACTCGCCGTGGCGCCCGGACCGAACTATGTCCTAGTGGCCGCCCCGTCAGCCCGCGAAATCCACCTCCTGCGTCCTGATTGGGATTCCTCCCGTTTCGAAAAAATCGATGCCTTTCCCCCAACGGATCCCACGGCAGCCATCCCCGTTCCCGGAAGGGCAGTCGCTGTGGCCGTCCACCCCTTTCATCCGCTGGCGATCGCCCTGAGTCGCCCCAACGACGCCGCATCTCGCGGGGAGGCTCTTTTTTTGGACCTACGCGAGCGGTCTCCCGGCCGCCTGTTGCGGTCTCAACTTGTGGGGTTCGCCCCAGCCCATGTTGCGATTACGCCGGATGGGGCGTGGGCCATCGTCGCAAACAGCGGAGCCGACAATCGCCGCACCGAGGGCTCCGTCGGCGTGTTTGATCTTAGAAACCTTGAGGGCTGGGAACAAAATCGCCTCCAGGAAATCCCGTATCGGGAATTATCCGGTCTTGCCTCGATGCTGGGACAGTCGCTTAGCCGACACGAACCGGAATTCGTCGCAGTCGACCCGCTGGGCCGGCTCGCCGCGGTCTCCGTCCCCACGGCCGATACTATCGTATGGATGAATTTCGATAAAAGCGGACCTCAGTGGGCCGGGATCTTGCGGCTGCCGAAAGGCAGCGGGCCTACTGGAATGGCGCTGGTAAACCTACCAGATAACTCGCTCTTGCTGGGCGTCGCCGAACAGAAGGCCCAGATGGTCAGCTTTTACCGTGTGACCCTCGCTGGAGGCATTCCGGCGGCGGAACGCGCCGCGAGGGTGGACATTCGGCCGCTGGTTCGGGAAAATCGGCCGCGCAAAGACCGGGACCCGCATACCTTGGCTTTGCTGCGCAGCGGCTCTCGCGTATGGGCCTGGGTCGCCTGCGCAAGGACGGACCGTATCGTCATGCTGGATGTGACTGACCCGTCAAAGCCGGCTCTTCTCGATCGATTGCTGGTGTCGGCGCCTCCAAACGACCTCGTTGTTTTTCAGACGCCAGCCGGTTTGCGGCTGCTCACCGCGAATTCGGACGGCAATGTGACCCTTGCCGGGGTCGTCGGCGGGGCGGACAATTAG
- a CDS encoding ABC transporter ATP-binding protein produces MGPWRRASAPAGPEHSRDAAVCIHDLTVAYHRKPVLWDVDLDIPPQKMVAIVGPNGAGKSTLMKAILELVPVASGEIRIFGRPLAEQRGIIGYVPQRETVDWDFPVSALDVVAMGLYREIGWFRRVRKIHRDRAMEALARVGMEAFAKRHISRLSGGQQQRVFLARALVQDARIYFMDEPMAGVDAATEEMVFRLMRDLRDAGRTLVVVHHDLQTVQEYFDEVILLNTRVVAAGPVSDVLTRENLHSTYGGRLTLLEEAAQAVARSAEREP; encoded by the coding sequence ATCGGGCCCTGGAGACGAGCTTCGGCTCCGGCCGGGCCGGAACATTCTCGTGATGCGGCGGTTTGCATCCATGATCTGACCGTGGCGTACCACCGAAAACCGGTGCTCTGGGATGTGGATCTCGATATTCCGCCGCAAAAAATGGTTGCGATTGTCGGACCCAACGGCGCGGGCAAGAGCACCCTGATGAAGGCGATCCTCGAGCTCGTGCCAGTCGCCTCGGGTGAAATCCGGATTTTCGGCCGACCGCTGGCTGAGCAGCGGGGGATCATTGGGTACGTGCCCCAGCGTGAAACGGTCGATTGGGACTTTCCCGTGAGCGCGCTCGACGTGGTGGCGATGGGCCTCTATCGCGAGATCGGTTGGTTTCGGAGGGTCCGGAAAATCCACCGCGACCGCGCGATGGAGGCTTTGGCGCGAGTGGGGATGGAGGCCTTTGCGAAACGGCATATCAGCCGACTTTCTGGCGGGCAGCAACAGCGGGTGTTTCTGGCTCGCGCCCTCGTTCAGGACGCCCGGATTTATTTCATGGACGAGCCGATGGCGGGCGTCGACGCCGCCACCGAGGAAATGGTGTTTCGCCTGATGCGCGATTTGCGGGATGCGGGCAGGACGTTGGTCGTAGTGCATCATGACCTGCAGACGGTTCAGGAGTATTTCGATGAGGTGATCCTCTTGAACACTCGGGTGGTCGCGGCCGGGCCGGTCAGCGACGTGCTGACGCGCGAGAACCTGCACAGCACATATGGCGGGCGGCTGACGCTGCTGGAAGAGGCGGCACAGGCGGTCGCGAGATCGGCAGAACGTGAACCATGA
- a CDS encoding metal-dependent transcriptional regulator encodes MPSSTVEDYIKRLYTEQKKTPGELVPMGRLAEVMAVVPGTVTTMIKALSDSGLVEYEPRAGVRLTPQGERLALHVLRRHRLVELFLVRTLGLDWSEVHAEAETLEHAISEKVLERIDALLGFPDCDPHGSPIPTADGEVAPEHTFSLASAVEGQRYRIDRVCDAESEFLQFAERAGLVPGAHVRILRADLPADAVTVDVEGRGTSTMGLGAARRIFLSPV; translated from the coding sequence ATGCCGAGCAGCACCGTAGAGGATTACATAAAGCGGCTCTATACCGAGCAAAAGAAGACGCCGGGCGAGCTGGTTCCCATGGGCCGGCTCGCGGAAGTCATGGCCGTGGTGCCCGGCACAGTGACGACCATGATTAAGGCGCTCTCGGACTCTGGACTCGTCGAATACGAGCCGCGCGCCGGCGTTCGACTCACGCCACAAGGCGAGCGGCTCGCCTTGCATGTCCTTCGCCGCCATCGGTTGGTGGAACTTTTCCTCGTGCGCACCCTCGGGTTGGATTGGTCGGAGGTTCATGCCGAGGCGGAAACGCTCGAGCATGCGATTTCAGAAAAAGTGCTCGAACGCATCGATGCCCTTCTTGGGTTTCCGGACTGCGATCCGCATGGGTCGCCCATCCCTACTGCCGATGGCGAGGTCGCGCCGGAACATACGTTTTCACTCGCGTCCGCAGTAGAGGGGCAGCGCTATCGCATCGACCGTGTATGCGATGCGGAATCGGAGTTTCTCCAATTCGCGGAGCGAGCCGGGCTTGTGCCCGGGGCCCACGTGCGAATCCTGCGCGCCGACTTGCCCGCCGATGCGGTAACCGTGGACGTCGAGGGTCGCGGTACCTCCACAATGGGGCTGGGCGCGGCGCGCCGCATCTTTCTTTCCCCGGTTTAG
- a CDS encoding zinc ABC transporter substrate-binding protein has product MVASEDVPRLRVVATVGMVADLVRQIGGEDVEVTQLIGSGIDPHLYRPTRSDIAALMAAEAVFYCGFKLEGRLADVLERMARDGRNVIAVVETLLPERMLVHEGVPDPHAWMDVSLWMEAAGVVERSLSRFDPARAPRYAERAAAYHEQLRELDEYAQEVLSTVPSSARLLVTAHDAFHYFGRAYGFEVVGIQGVSTESEAGLERIGKLVDTLVERRVPAVFVETSVSDRNVLALIEGASARGHAVALGPALYSDAMGPDGTYEGTYIGMIDHNVTSIARALGGAPPPSGFRGWKEGRP; this is encoded by the coding sequence GTGGTTGCGTCGGAAGACGTTCCGCGGCTGCGAGTGGTGGCCACAGTGGGGATGGTCGCGGATCTCGTTCGGCAGATAGGGGGAGAGGACGTTGAAGTAACGCAACTGATCGGAAGCGGCATTGACCCGCACCTCTATCGGCCTACGCGGAGCGATATTGCCGCGCTGATGGCGGCGGAGGCTGTCTTCTACTGCGGCTTCAAATTGGAAGGCCGACTCGCCGATGTGCTGGAGCGAATGGCGCGCGACGGTCGGAACGTGATTGCCGTGGTCGAGACGCTGCTGCCGGAGCGGATGTTGGTTCACGAAGGGGTTCCGGATCCTCACGCGTGGATGGACGTGTCCTTATGGATGGAGGCGGCAGGGGTCGTCGAGCGTAGTCTGTCGAGGTTTGATCCAGCGCGGGCGCCAAGGTACGCGGAACGCGCAGCCGCCTATCATGAGCAGTTGAGAGAACTCGATGAATATGCACAGGAGGTGCTCTCCACAGTGCCGTCCTCGGCCCGTCTGCTGGTTACCGCGCACGATGCCTTCCATTACTTTGGGCGCGCATACGGATTCGAGGTGGTTGGCATACAAGGCGTGTCGACGGAATCCGAGGCAGGGTTGGAACGGATCGGAAAGCTGGTGGACACGTTGGTCGAGCGGCGCGTTCCGGCCGTGTTTGTAGAGACGAGCGTTTCCGATCGAAATGTTCTGGCCCTCATTGAAGGGGCGTCGGCCCGAGGGCACGCGGTTGCGCTCGGTCCGGCCCTATACTCCGATGCGATGGGGCCGGATGGAACCTACGAGGGGACGTACATCGGCATGATCGACCACAATGTTACATCGATTGCGCGCGCGCTGGGCGGAGCGCCGCCGCCGAGCGGTTTTCGCGGTTGGAAGGAGGGGCGCCCTTGA